Proteins encoded together in one Argiope bruennichi chromosome 1, qqArgBrue1.1, whole genome shotgun sequence window:
- the LOC129962062 gene encoding uncharacterized protein LOC129962062: MENVCIEMNESDSENVPTVEEIEWMKLKKARFKEGYVDGKYVGSETAKESGEEHGYVKGFEDSFNYTLSMAMGLLGVNQCILKNIESPLLHRAKEIKVSLDSFRKKYNAMRMKEVECSNEKCQEESMDDPTVELLHDENSNLTSEIFSTESGGDPESCHCKRNSNRVYVTREDLCQLKLEILDFLNACHQPLILGQMTRIFEDLDKLLIESNASNQNPSDPPISKTLSEST; the protein is encoded by the exons ATGGAGAACGTGTGTATTGAAATGAATGAATCCGATTCTGAAAATGTACCGACTGTAGAAGAAATAGAgtggatgaaattaaaaaaagcacgTTTTAAAGAAGGATATGTTGATGGCAAATATGTTGGCAGTGAAACAGCGAAAGAAAGTGGAGAAGAGCACGGATATGTTAAAGGTTTCGAAGACTCGTTTAATTACACGCTATCCATGGCGATGGGCTTACTTGGTGTGAatcaatgcatattaaaaaacattgaatCACCGCTTCTTCACCGTGCGAAAGAAATAAAAGTGTCTCTTGACAGCTTCAGAAAGAAATACAATGCCATGAGAATGAAGGAAGTGGAATGCAGTAATGAAAAATGTCAGGAGGAAAGCATGGATGATCCTACAGTTGAATTGTTACATGACGAAAATTCGAACCTGACATCTGAAATCTTCTCTACCGAAAGTGGAGGAGATCCTGAATCTTGTCATTGTAAACGCAATAGTAATAGGGTGTATGTAACACGGGAAGATTTGTGCCAGCTGAAATTGGAAATATTGGATTTCTTAAATGCATGCCATCAACCTTTGATTCTGGGACAAATGACTCGTA TTTTTGAAGACTTGGATAAACTGCTGATAGAATCCAACGCTTCTAATCAGAATCCCTCTGATCCTCCCATTTCAAAGACATTAAGCGAATCAACCTAA
- the LOC129976810 gene encoding zinc metalloproteinase nas-4-like — protein sequence MKMFLLAVLGMLLLSRGGLSDDLSNDLLYNWRLDRILKLDLPKESFHEKYFDSQNKADGGSSDVEHQEEFGLPLTPDEFEAAQTLPEKFFAPEKGTDPLHKSGYFEGDIKDPKLVQERNAIRDSHMKWPRGVIPYVIANTFNHQERSIIARAIEEYHKSTCIRFVPRSNEVDFVFVTRREGCFSMIGRDGGQQLLSLGDGCMFVGIIIHEFMHAVGFWHEQSRADRDNYVTILWENVQEGQTHNFAKYTDGRLHHLNEPYDYSSIMHYGPYDFTKYRNRPTILPKQRNVMIGQRSGFSPTDLRKINKLYQCGSLHKDVCEDKDSQCRGWAELGECKKNPKWMLTNCRKSCNQCRMLLGSIEGTNTTLLT from the exons ATGAAGATGTTTCTTCTAGCAGTCTTAGGCATGCTTTTGTTGAGTAGGGGTGGTTTAAGCGATGATCTTTCGAACGATCTACTCTACAACTGGAGATTGGATCGGATTCTGAAGCTGGATTTGCCGAAGGAGTCATTCCATGAAAAATACTTTGACTCGCAA aacAAAGCGGATGGCGGTAGTTCTGACGTTGAGCACCAAGAGGAATTCG GATTGCCCTTAACACCGGATGAATTCGAAGCTGCGCAAACTCTTCCAG aaaaattctttgcTCCGGAGAAAGGAACTGATCCACTTCACAAGTCAGGGTACTTCGAGGGTGACATCAAAGATCCGAAATTGGTTCAA GAGAGAAATGCCATACGAGATAGCCACATGAAATGGCCGAGAGGTGTCATTCCATATGTCATAGCCAACACATTTA ATCACCAGGAACGAAGTATTATTGCTCGAGCAATAGAGGAGTACCACAAAAGCACTTGTATTCGATTTGTGCCAAGGAGTAACGAAGTGGATTTTGTTTTCGTCACTCGCAGAGAAGg GTGCTTCTCCATGATTGGCAGAGACGGTGGTCAACAACTGCTATCCCTCGGCGATGGTTGTATGTTCGTGGGCATCATTATCCACGAATTCATGCATGCAGTAGGTTTCTGGCACGAGCAAAGCAGGGCAGACAGGGATAATTACGTCACCATTTTATGGGAAAATGTTCAGGAAG GTCAGACGCACAACTTTGCTAAGTACACGGACGGTCGCCTCCACCATCTTAATGAGCCTTACGACTACAGCTCCATCATGCATTACGGACCTTACGATTTCACCAAGTACCGCAACAGACCCACCATCCTACCCAAACAGAGAAATGTGATGATTGGACAGAGATCAGGATTTAGTCCAACCGACCTCAGGAAGATCAATAAATTGTACCAGTGCGGATCTTTACACAAAG acgTATGTGAGGACAAAGATAGTCAGTGCAGAGGATGGGCTGAACTTGGGGAATGCAAAAAGAATCCTAAATGGATGCTTACCAACTGCAGGAAGTCTTGCAATCAATGCC GAATGCTGCTGGGGTCTATAGAAGGAACAAACACGACTCTTCTGACTTGA